The following nucleotide sequence is from Anabaena sphaerica FACHB-251.
TCTTCTAAAGCCAGACGCTTAATTCGCCCTTGTTTGGTCAGAAGAACCATTTGAGTAGTTTCAAAAGATGCTGGCAGCACAAAGCGGCTAATAATAGCTTCTACATTGGCTTGAGCCGTACTGGTGAGCATGGTTATTAATGGTGTTCCCCTTGGAGAACGTCCAGTTGTGGCAGGAATATCTCCTACTTTTACAGGGTAAACTTTGCCCCCAGTGTTGAGTATTAATAAATCTTGCTCGGTGTCAGTTAACTCAGTTTGGATAATGAAGTCATTTTCATGTAAACCGTTTTCCGCTTTCGGCTTTTTCCCGGTGGGAGAAAGACGACGCACATAACCGCGCTGGGTAAATTCTAAGATGGCTTCTTCTGGGGGCTGTTCCGATTTTGGATTTTGGATTTGAGATTTTGAATTTTCTTCTGTTTGTGTTTTTCCCTTTTCTTGTGGGATGGGAGTTTCGCTCAACGTTAATATTTTGGTACGTCGAGAATCGCTGTATTTACGTTTGAGAGTTCGCAAATCCTTTTTCAACGACTTCAGTAATTCCCCTCTGTCTTCCAGTAATCTCCGCAATGAGGTAATTTGCTCGTTAAGGTTGTCAAATTCCTGCTGCAAATTTTGCTGCTCTAAACTGGTGAGGCGGCGTAATGGCATGGACAAAATTGCATCCGCTTGTACATCGCTTAAATCCAGTCGGCGACAAAGGGTCGTTTTGGCTGTACTACCATCGGCCGCTTGCCGTAAAATGGCAATTACTTCATCCAGGTTAGACAAAGCTTTTAGCAAGCCTGCAACTAGATTTACTCTGTTTTCAGCTTTACCTAACTCGTAACTGTAGCGACGGTTGAGGGTATGTTCTCGGAAATTGAGAAATTCCTGCAACATTTGCCGTAGGCTTAACTGACGGGGTTGTCCATCCACCAAGGCCAAAAGAATTGCGCCAAAGGTAGTTTGCAGGGCTGTTTGGTGATACAAGTGCTGAAGAACTTCTTGCGGGTTAGTATCGCGTTTAAGTTCAATCACTACACGCATTCCTTCGCGATCGCTCTCATCTCGCAAATCCGAAATGCCGTGTAAGCGACCTTGATTGACCAAATCCGCTACTTTTTCAATCCAACCTGCCTTATTCACTTGATAAGGCAATTCTGTAACGATAATTGCTGTCCGTCGCTTACTTCCCCTAGTTGGAGGTATCTCTTCTAGGGTAGCTACACCCCGCAGCACGATACCACCCTTACCTGTGGTATATGCTTCCCGAATGCCTGAATTACCAACAATTTCCCCACCTGTGGGAAAGTCGGGTCCGGGAATTAGCGCAAATAACTTCTCATCCGTCAAATCTGGGTTGTCAATTAAAGCTATCAAGCCATCAACAATTTCCCCTAAGTTATGGGGTGGAATATTTGTGGCCATCCCCACCGCAATACCGGCACAGCCATTGAGTAAGAGGAATGGCAACTGAGCAGGTAATACTGTTGGTTCCTGCTGGGAATTATCGAAGTTACCGATAAATTCCACAGTTTCTTCGCCAATTTCCGCCAGCATTCCTTCGTGACTCACTGATGCAAGGCGCGTTTCTGTATAACGCATTGCTGCTGGCGGGTCATTATCGACGCTGCCAAAGTTACCATGTCCTGCTAGTAAGGGGTAACGGCTGGAAAATTCCTGCACTAACCTCACCAAAGCATCGTATACAGATTGATCCCCGTGGGGATGGTATTTACCTAGTACGTCACCAACTACACGAGCGCACTTTCGATAAGGTCTATCTGGTGTTAAACCGAGTTCGTGCATGGCATACAAGATCCGCCGATGCACAGGTTTTAAGCCATCACGCACGTCCGGTAACGCTCGCCCGACTATCACACTCATGGCATATTCTAGGTAAGACCGTTGCATCTCGGTGTGCAGGGCTGTTGTGATGACCTGTCCCGTGGAGAGAAGGTTTAACTGTTGTGCCATGAGTTTTTTCCCTGAATTCTAACTATACAAAAGTCGCTGGAACTTACCACTGTAGCAACCACAGCATCACGGATGAAATAGGATTCCTCACACAATCTTGATCTTTAAGTAGAAAGGCGCAAAAAACTGAAGTAAGTAACGAAAAGTAAAGTTGCCCAAAAACCTCTTCCTTTCTGCCTCTTGACCTCCGGTTTCAGCAGTTGGACTCCTTCACAGAAGCAAGCTACATGGGGAAACCACGCCACTTGCTCCACTTGGGGAGCCACCCCCTTGGGCGGGGCGGGTTTCCCGACTTGTCGGGAGTTGCGTAAAACCCCAAGATTGCAGTGGCTGCCCCAGACCGCACTGCTTCACCTCCTGCTTTGTCATAACGACAATTTTTAATGCGACCTACTTAGAGGATAAAAAAAGTAGTATTATCCTTGATGTTGGGGACACACATTAATTATTAAAAAGGTGGCAGACATTATTTGCTGCATAACGTCTTATACCAAAGTGGGAGAGGTAAAAGAAGTGTTAAATCGATAAAACACGCTGACCATTAATAATTTCCAATCCAAAATTATAAATCCAATCTGGGTTATCATCCTCCCTTACCCACGCTAATATAAATTCTCATGAAAACAGTTTTAATTGTTGAAGATGATCTGATTAATGCTCGTGTTTTTTCCAAGATTTTGACCAAGCGTGGTGGCTTGGGGGTAAAACACACGGAAGATGTAGAAGAAGTAATTAAAATTGCCCAAGCTGGAGAAGCTGATTTGATTTTAATGGATGTTTCTCTGTCACGCAGTATTTATCAAGGTAAGTCTGTTGATGGTATCAAAATTACACAAATGTTAAAATCTGACCCGCAAACAGCAAATTTACCTGTAATTTTAGTGACTGCACACGCTATGGAAGGCGATCGCGAGAACTTCCTCAAACAAAGCGGTGCTGATGGCTACATTTCAAAACCAGTTGTTGACCATCAGCAATTTGTTGATCAAATCATGGCACTTTTACCCAAAAACTAGCCTTAAGAATTGACGGCTGATGTCAGCAACACCCAAACACCCAAACACCCAAACACCCATAATAAATATTTTATTGTGAATATTTTGGGCTAATTCTCTGGCTATTTAGAATATTTGTACTATAAATGGGCTAAGTTAGGCAAGCACCAATAGGGAACTGGTAATGGTAAGGTTAACTACCAATTACCAACTACCAATCAGCATTTAAGGATGAAAAAACGAATGGCTAACGCTCCCGTAAGGGCTACAGGATTAATTTTCATCATCCTCAAACCTACCCTGTTCATCCTTGTAATACCAGAATTTTGATCCTAATTACCAATGTCAAAAGGTGAAATTCTCTACTGGGCAGGCGGTGGATCGGGGATGATTACACCTTCTTCGGAATCTAGGGCTGATTGCATCCGGGGTAATTCTAAGAACTTTTTGGTATCTAGCAGCAGGCGTGTCCCCCAAAGATTTTGCTTGAGAAAATCTAAATCGGCATAGCGTTGATCTATGCGGAGTGCTGCTTCCCCCATTGCTAAACCTTGCTGGCTATCGC
It contains:
- the gyrA gene encoding DNA gyrase subunit A — translated: MAQQLNLLSTGQVITTALHTEMQRSYLEYAMSVIVGRALPDVRDGLKPVHRRILYAMHELGLTPDRPYRKCARVVGDVLGKYHPHGDQSVYDALVRLVQEFSSRYPLLAGHGNFGSVDNDPPAAMRYTETRLASVSHEGMLAEIGEETVEFIGNFDNSQQEPTVLPAQLPFLLLNGCAGIAVGMATNIPPHNLGEIVDGLIALIDNPDLTDEKLFALIPGPDFPTGGEIVGNSGIREAYTTGKGGIVLRGVATLEEIPPTRGSKRRTAIIVTELPYQVNKAGWIEKVADLVNQGRLHGISDLRDESDREGMRVVIELKRDTNPQEVLQHLYHQTALQTTFGAILLALVDGQPRQLSLRQMLQEFLNFREHTLNRRYSYELGKAENRVNLVAGLLKALSNLDEVIAILRQAADGSTAKTTLCRRLDLSDVQADAILSMPLRRLTSLEQQNLQQEFDNLNEQITSLRRLLEDRGELLKSLKKDLRTLKRKYSDSRRTKILTLSETPIPQEKGKTQTEENSKSQIQNPKSEQPPEEAILEFTQRGYVRRLSPTGKKPKAENGLHENDFIIQTELTDTEQDLLILNTGGKVYPVKVGDIPATTGRSPRGTPLITMLTSTAQANVEAIISRFVLPASFETTQMVLLTKQGRIKRLALEEFANLSRRGITILKLKDDDELSFTEFTTTGQHLILASSGGRLLRFAVNEEQLPVMGRAAMGLQAFRLVKNQQMVGCVTVGKDDQLLLVTQEGYAKRMPASNLRAANRGDLGIQLLKFHNKTDYLAGMVRAMPGAEVALVTNKERVVRIPVDSVPMLDRDAKGESVLQVNRDEKIIHVVEVRV
- a CDS encoding response regulator, whose translation is MKTVLIVEDDLINARVFSKILTKRGGLGVKHTEDVEEVIKIAQAGEADLILMDVSLSRSIYQGKSVDGIKITQMLKSDPQTANLPVILVTAHAMEGDRENFLKQSGADGYISKPVVDHQQFVDQIMALLPKN